A part of Gouania willdenowi chromosome 2, fGouWil2.1, whole genome shotgun sequence genomic DNA contains:
- the LOC114473721 gene encoding TRAF2 and NCK-interacting protein kinase-like isoform X4 has protein sequence MANDSPAKSLVDIDLASLRDPAGIFELVEVVGNGTYGQVYKGRHVKTGQLAAIKVMDVTEDEEEEIKLEINMLKKYSHHRNIATYYGAFIKKSPPGHDDQLWLVMEFCGAGSITDLVKNTKGNQLKEDWIAYISREILRGLAHLHAHHVIHRDIKGQNVLLTENAEVKLVDFGVSAQLDRTVGRRNTFIGTPYWMAPEVIACDENPDATYDYRSDLWSCGITAIEMAEGAPPLCDMHPMRALFLIPRNPPPRLKSKKWSKKFFSFIEGCLVKNYTQRPPTEQLLKHPFIRDQPNERQVRIQLKDHIDRTKKKRGEKDETEYEYSGSEEEEEDPPEQEGEPSSIVNVPGESTLRRDFIRLQQENKERSEALRHQQLLQEQQLREQEEYKRQLLAERQKRIEQQKEQRRRLEEQQRREREMRRQQEREQRRREQEEKRRVEEMDRRRKEEEERRRAEDEKRRNDREQEYIRRQLEEEQRHLEMLQEQLLREQAMLLVEQAPSGGPLSRLFSPPDTLLRQEFKWRELEEQRKAERLHKRLQQEQSYLLSLQHGDKTKAPPDSNKPAHTSTLPPDCRAPAATPRAQVLEFPPQADPQEKLQAVDSEEAAPSLVLDPPGPDLEPESSPAATPQPVREADERYRKNIQGSPQSAPPPKQPPLPPRSSEPFSNGGSSSEGSAMQRPMEPQVQWSHLAALKSSNSAAPSPPPPPPPVVARSQSFSDSAGVAPSFAQLHLRSQHHHPSPARTDPQPQAPLHHAPSQPRLEHQTSSEEVPPKVPVRTTSRSPVLSRRESPLPSQALNQRNAGSNVEQRPLWDRVEKLQSRPGSGNSSASSNSSSQASPGDRFRPRSSSKSEGSPLQRPENAAKKQEEKNLARPTRPAGDMDLTALAKELRAVDDVRPPHKVTDYSSSSDESGTTDEDDDEEVEQEAGDESTSGAEESRAGYPHGFRRRVSNGETESAKTMLVEDSESDQALTPSKDGTLVIRQSTADIKRLVSLSSSSSSTSSPGSGHNQAVPEKNGFVGRIHLLPDLIQQSHHPPSSSTTTIPSTAAIIPSPSSSSSSFPSSSSLASLAMSPQIPLDELIAIESQSESNSMSKHKSSSSFTPFIDPRLLQISPSSGSSLNNMAAFGQDGRLADPLRSDPSRKGSVVNVNPVNTRPPSDTPEIRKYKKRFNSEILCAALWGVNLLVGTESGLMLLDRSGQGKVYPLINRRRIQQMDVLEGLNVLVTISGKKNKLRVYYLSWLRNKILHNDPEVEKKQGWVNVGDLEGCVHYKVVKYERIKFLVLALKNAVEVYAWAPKPYHKFMAFKSFGDLVHRPLLVDLTVEEGQRLKVIYGSCSGFHAVDVDSGAVYDIYLPTHIQTHIQCHAIIILPNTDGIELLVCYEDEGVYVNTYGRITKDVVLQWGEMPTSVAYIRSNQIMGWGEKAIEIRSVETGHLDGVFMHKRAQRLKFLCERNDKVFFASVRQGGASQVYFMTLGRSSLMSW, from the exons GGACGACATGTCAAGACCGGACAGCTGGCTGCCATCAAGGTCATGGATGTCACAGAG gatgaagaggaggaaatCAAACTGGAGATCAACATGCTGAAGAAGTACTCCCACCACAGGAACATAGCCACCTACTACGGGGCTTTCATCAAGAAGAGCCCCCCAGGCCACGACGACCAGCTCTGG CTGGTGATGGAGTTCTGTGGCGCGGGTTCCATCACAGACCTAGTGAAGAACACGAAGGGGAACCAGTTGAAGGAGGACTGGATCGCATACATCTCCAGAGAGATCCTCAGA GGTCTGGCCCACCTCCACGCGCACCACGTCATCCACCGTGACATCAAAGGACAGAACGTCCTGCTGACCGAGAACGCTGAAGTCAAACTGG TTGATTTTGGTGTGAGTGCTCAGCTGGACCGGACAGTAGGGAGAAGGAACACCTTCATCGGGACGCCCTATTGGATGGCGCCTGAGGTCATCGCCTGTGACGAGAACCCGGACGCCACATACGACTACAGG AGTGATCTGTGGTCATGTGGCATCACAGCGATCGAAATGGCTGAAGGAGCGCCGC CTCTCTGTGACATGCACCCAATGCGAGCACTCTTCCTTATTCCAAGAAATCCTCCTCCCAGGTTAAAGTCTAAGAAGTG GTCCAAGAAGTTTTTCAGTTTCATCGAGGGCTGCCTGGTGAAGAACTACACCCAGCGGCCTCCGACCGAGCAGCTCCTGAAGCATCCCTTCATCCGGGACCAGCCCAACGAGCGGCAAGTCCGGATCCAGCTCAAGGACCACATCGACAGGACCAAGAAGAAGAGAGGCGAGAAGG ATGAGACGGAGTACGAGTACAGcggcagtgaggaggaggaggaggatccaCCTGAGCAGGAAGGAGAACCAAG CTCCATCGTCAACGTGCCCGGAGAGTCGACTTTACGCCGCGACTTCATCCGCCTGCAGCAGGAGAACAAGGAGCGATCGGAGGCTCTGCGCCACCAGCAGCtcctgcaggagcagcagctgCGAGAGCAGGAGGAGTACAAGCGGCAACTGCTGGCCGAGAGGCAGAAGCGCATCGAGCAGCAGAAGGAGCAGAGGCGACGGCTGGAGGAG CAACAGCGTCGCGAGCGTGAGATGCGGAGGCAGCAGGAGCGCGAGCAGCGCCGCCGAGAGCAAGAGGAGAAGAGGAGGGTCGAAGAGATGGATCGGCGACgcaaagaggaagaggagcgcAGACGGGCCGAGGATGAGAAGAGGAGGAATGATCGCGAGCAG GAATACATCCGACGTCAGCTGGAGGAGGAGCAGAGGCACCTGGAGATGCTGCAGGAGCAGCTGCTGCGAGAGCAGGCTATGTTGCtg GTTGAACAGGCCCCTTCAGGCGGCCCGCTCTCCCGTCTCTTCTCACCCCCCGACACTCTGCTGCGACAGGAGTTCAAGTGGCGGGAGCTGGAGGAGCAGCGCAAAGCCGAGCGTCTCCACAAGCGCCTACAGCAGGAGCAGAGCTACCTGCTGTCGCTGCAGCACGGCGACAAGACCAAAGCCCCCCCAGACAGTAACAAACCTGCCCACACTTCCACCCTGCCCCCCGACTGCAGAGCACCCGCTGCAACCCCGCGAGCTCAGGTCCTCGAGTTCCCCCCTCAGGCGGACCCTCAGGAGAAGCTGCAGGCAGTAGACTCTGAGGAGGCCGCTCCCAGCCTGGTGTTAGACCCCCCCGGCCCTGATCTGGAGCCAGAGAGTTCTCCTGCTGCTACTCCTCAGCCTGTCAGAGAG GCGGACGAGCGTTACCGTAAGAACATTCAGGGTTCCCCTCAGAGCGCCCCTCCTCCCAAGCAGCCCCCCCTGCCTCCCCGCTCCTCTGAACCTTTCTCCAATGGCGGCTCCTCCTCTGAGGGCTCTGCCATGCAGCGGCCCATGGAGCCTCAG GTCCAGTGGTCCCACCTGGCCGCTCTAAAGAGCAGCAACAGCGCCGccccctctcctcctcctcctcctcctcccgtgGTCGCTCGCTCACAGTCCTTCAGCGACTCCGCCGGCGTGGCCCCGAGCTTCGCCCAGCTCCACCTGCGCTCCCAGCACCACCACCCATCGCCCGCACGCACTGACCCCCAACCCCAAGCTCCCCTCCACCACGCTCCCTCCCAGCCCAGGCTTGAACACCAAACTAGTAGTGAGGAAGTTCCCCCGAAG GTACCCGTGAGGACAACGTCCAGGTCTCCTGTGTTGTCCCGCCGCGAGTCGCCTCTCCCGTCCCAAGCGCTCAACCAAAGGAACGCTGGCAg TAACGTGGAGCAGCGCCCTCTGTGGGACAGAGTGGAGAAGCTTCAGTCCCGTCCGGGCAGCGGCAACTCCTCCGCCTCCTCCAACTCCAGCTCCCAGGCCAGCCCCGGGGACCGCTTCCGGCCTCGCT CTTCATCCAAATCCGAAGGATCTCCTCTTCAGAGGCCGGAGAACGCCGCCAAGAAACAAGAGGAGAAGAACCTGGCTCGACCCACCCGACCTGCC GGTGACATG GATCTGACCGCTTTGGCCAAAGAGCTGCGCGCCGTGGACGACGTCCGGCCACCTCACAAAGTGACCGACTACTCCTCGTCCAGCGACGAGTCGGGTACCACCGACGAGGATGACGATGAGGAGGTGGAGCAGGAGGCTGGCGACGAGTCCACCTCCGGAGCGGAGGAATCCAGAGCTGG ATATCCACACGGCTTTCGCAGGAGGGTGAGCAACGGAGAGACAGAGTCGGCCAAAACCATGTTGGTTGAAGACTCCGAGAGCGACCAGGCATTAACGCCCTCCAAGGACGGAACGCTGGTCATCAGACAg AGCACGGCTGACATAAAGCGGTTGGTCAGtctctcatcatcatcatcctccacTTCCTCACCCGGCTCTGGTCACAATCAGGCCGTCCCAGAGAAAAACGGCTTTGTGGGCCGCATACACCTCCTGCCGGACCTCATCCAGCAGAGCCATCACCCCCCatcctcctccaccaccaccatcccATCCACCGCCGCCATCATCCCCTcgccctcttcctcctcctcctcctttccttCGTCATCTAGCCTTGCCAGCCTCGCCATGTCCCCACAGATCCCCCTGGACGAGCTCATTGCCATTGAG TCCCAATCAGAGAGCAACTCCATGTCCAAACACAAGTCGTCGTCTTCGTTCACTCCTTTCATCGACCCACGTCTTCTCCAGATATCTCCATCCAGTGGGAGCTCCCTGAACAACATGG CAGCGTTCGGGCAAGACGGACGCCTGGCTGACCCGCTGAGGTCGGACCCATCTCGTAAAGGCTCTGTCGTCAACGTCAACCCGGTCAACACGCGTCCCCCTAGTGACACTCCGGAAATCCGCAAATACAAGAAGAGATTCAACTCTGAGATCCTGTGCGCGGCTCTTTGGG GGGTGAATCTGCTGGTGGGGACAGAGAGTGGCCTCATGCTGCTGGACCGAAGCGGTCAGGGCAAAGTTTACCCACTGATCAACCGAAGGCGCATCCAACAGATGGACGTCCTGGAAGGACTCAACGTCCTGGTCACCATTTCAG GTAAAAAGAACAAGCTGCGGGTCTATTACCTTTCATGGCTCCGAAACAAGATTTTGCACAACGACCCAGAGGTGGAGAAGAAACAGGGCTGGGTCAACGTGGGCGACTTGGAGGGCTGCGTCCACTACAAAGTCG TGAAATACGAGAGGATTAAGTTCTTGGTGCTGGCGTTGAAGAACGCAGTGGAGGTGTACGCCTGGGCGCCTAAACCCTACCACAAGTTCATGGCCTTTAAG TCCTTCGGCGACCTCGTGCACAGGCCTCTGCTCGTCGACCTGACCGTCGAGGAAGGCCAGAGGTTAAAGGTCATCTACGGCTCCTGCTCAGGCTTCCACGCCGTGGACGTGGACTCTGGCGCCGTCTACGACATCTACCTTCCAACACAT ATCCAGACCCACATCCAGTGCCACGCCATCATCATCCTGCCCAACACCGACGGCATCGAGCTGCTGGTGTGCTACGAGGACGAAGGCGTCTATGTCAACACCTACGGACGGATCACCAAGGACGTGGTGCTGCAGTGGGGAGAAATGCCAACTTCAGTGG CCTACATTAGGTCAAACCAGATCATGGGCTGGGGAGAGAAGGCTATAGAGATCCGCTCGGTGGAGACGGGTCACCTGGACGGCGTCTTTATGCACAAAAGGGCTCAAAGGCTGAAGTTCCTGTGTGAGAGGAATGACAAG GTCTTCTTCGCCTCCGTGCGCCAAGGCGGGGCCAGCCAAGTCTACTTCATGACCCTGGGCCGCTCCTCCCTCATGAGCTGGTAG
- the LOC114473721 gene encoding mitogen-activated protein kinase kinase kinase kinase 4-like isoform X17 codes for MANDSPAKSLVDIDLASLRDPAGIFELVEVVGNGTYGQVYKGRHVKTGQLAAIKVMDVTEDEEEEIKLEINMLKKYSHHRNIATYYGAFIKKSPPGHDDQLWLVMEFCGAGSITDLVKNTKGNQLKEDWIAYISREILRGLAHLHAHHVIHRDIKGQNVLLTENAEVKLVDFGVSAQLDRTVGRRNTFIGTPYWMAPEVIACDENPDATYDYRSDLWSCGITAIEMAEGAPPLCDMHPMRALFLIPRNPPPRLKSKKWSKKFFSFIEGCLVKNYTQRPPTEQLLKHPFIRDQPNERQVRIQLKDHIDRTKKKRGEKDETEYEYSGSEEEEEDPPEQEGEPSSIVNVPGESTLRRDFIRLQQENKERSEALRHQQLLQEQQLREQEEYKRQLLAERQKRIEQQKEQRRRLEEQQRREREMRRQQEREQRRREQEEKRRVEEMDRRRKEEEERRRAEDEKRRNDREQEYIRRQLEEEQRHLEMLQEQLLREQAMLLVEQAPSGGPLSRLFSPPDTLLRQEFKWRELEEQRKAERLHKRLQQEQSYLLSLQHGDKTKAPPDSNKPAHTSTLPPDCRAPAATPRAQVLEFPPQADPQEKLQAVDSEEAAPSLVLDPPGPDLEPESSPAATPQPVREADERYRKNIQGSPQSAPPPKQPPLPPRSSEPFSNGGSSSEGSAMQRPMEPQVPVRTTSRSPVLSRRESPLPSQALNQRNAGSNVEQRPLWDRVEKLQSRPGSGNSSASSNSSSQASPGDRFRPRSSSKSEGSPLQRPENAAKKQEEKNLARPTRPAGDMDLTALAKELRAVDDVRPPHKVTDYSSSSDESGTTDEDDDEEVEQEAGDESTSGAEESRAGYPHGFRRRVSNGETESAKTMLVEDSESDQALTPSKDGTLVIRQSQSESNSMSKHKSSSSFTPFIDPRLLQISPSSGSSLNNMAAFGQDGRLADPLRSDPSRKGSVVNVNPVNTRPPSDTPEIRKYKKRFNSEILCAALWGVNLLVGTESGLMLLDRSGQGKVYPLINRRRIQQMDVLEGLNVLVTISGKKNKLRVYYLSWLRNKILHNDPEVEKKQGWVNVGDLEGCVHYKVVKYERIKFLVLALKNAVEVYAWAPKPYHKFMAFKSFGDLVHRPLLVDLTVEEGQRLKVIYGSCSGFHAVDVDSGAVYDIYLPTHIQTHIQCHAIIILPNTDGIELLVCYEDEGVYVNTYGRITKDVVLQWGEMPTSVAYIRSNQIMGWGEKAIEIRSVETGHLDGVFMHKRAQRLKFLCERNDKVFFASVRQGGASQVYFMTLGRSSLMSW; via the exons GGACGACATGTCAAGACCGGACAGCTGGCTGCCATCAAGGTCATGGATGTCACAGAG gatgaagaggaggaaatCAAACTGGAGATCAACATGCTGAAGAAGTACTCCCACCACAGGAACATAGCCACCTACTACGGGGCTTTCATCAAGAAGAGCCCCCCAGGCCACGACGACCAGCTCTGG CTGGTGATGGAGTTCTGTGGCGCGGGTTCCATCACAGACCTAGTGAAGAACACGAAGGGGAACCAGTTGAAGGAGGACTGGATCGCATACATCTCCAGAGAGATCCTCAGA GGTCTGGCCCACCTCCACGCGCACCACGTCATCCACCGTGACATCAAAGGACAGAACGTCCTGCTGACCGAGAACGCTGAAGTCAAACTGG TTGATTTTGGTGTGAGTGCTCAGCTGGACCGGACAGTAGGGAGAAGGAACACCTTCATCGGGACGCCCTATTGGATGGCGCCTGAGGTCATCGCCTGTGACGAGAACCCGGACGCCACATACGACTACAGG AGTGATCTGTGGTCATGTGGCATCACAGCGATCGAAATGGCTGAAGGAGCGCCGC CTCTCTGTGACATGCACCCAATGCGAGCACTCTTCCTTATTCCAAGAAATCCTCCTCCCAGGTTAAAGTCTAAGAAGTG GTCCAAGAAGTTTTTCAGTTTCATCGAGGGCTGCCTGGTGAAGAACTACACCCAGCGGCCTCCGACCGAGCAGCTCCTGAAGCATCCCTTCATCCGGGACCAGCCCAACGAGCGGCAAGTCCGGATCCAGCTCAAGGACCACATCGACAGGACCAAGAAGAAGAGAGGCGAGAAGG ATGAGACGGAGTACGAGTACAGcggcagtgaggaggaggaggaggatccaCCTGAGCAGGAAGGAGAACCAAG CTCCATCGTCAACGTGCCCGGAGAGTCGACTTTACGCCGCGACTTCATCCGCCTGCAGCAGGAGAACAAGGAGCGATCGGAGGCTCTGCGCCACCAGCAGCtcctgcaggagcagcagctgCGAGAGCAGGAGGAGTACAAGCGGCAACTGCTGGCCGAGAGGCAGAAGCGCATCGAGCAGCAGAAGGAGCAGAGGCGACGGCTGGAGGAG CAACAGCGTCGCGAGCGTGAGATGCGGAGGCAGCAGGAGCGCGAGCAGCGCCGCCGAGAGCAAGAGGAGAAGAGGAGGGTCGAAGAGATGGATCGGCGACgcaaagaggaagaggagcgcAGACGGGCCGAGGATGAGAAGAGGAGGAATGATCGCGAGCAG GAATACATCCGACGTCAGCTGGAGGAGGAGCAGAGGCACCTGGAGATGCTGCAGGAGCAGCTGCTGCGAGAGCAGGCTATGTTGCtg GTTGAACAGGCCCCTTCAGGCGGCCCGCTCTCCCGTCTCTTCTCACCCCCCGACACTCTGCTGCGACAGGAGTTCAAGTGGCGGGAGCTGGAGGAGCAGCGCAAAGCCGAGCGTCTCCACAAGCGCCTACAGCAGGAGCAGAGCTACCTGCTGTCGCTGCAGCACGGCGACAAGACCAAAGCCCCCCCAGACAGTAACAAACCTGCCCACACTTCCACCCTGCCCCCCGACTGCAGAGCACCCGCTGCAACCCCGCGAGCTCAGGTCCTCGAGTTCCCCCCTCAGGCGGACCCTCAGGAGAAGCTGCAGGCAGTAGACTCTGAGGAGGCCGCTCCCAGCCTGGTGTTAGACCCCCCCGGCCCTGATCTGGAGCCAGAGAGTTCTCCTGCTGCTACTCCTCAGCCTGTCAGAGAG GCGGACGAGCGTTACCGTAAGAACATTCAGGGTTCCCCTCAGAGCGCCCCTCCTCCCAAGCAGCCCCCCCTGCCTCCCCGCTCCTCTGAACCTTTCTCCAATGGCGGCTCCTCCTCTGAGGGCTCTGCCATGCAGCGGCCCATGGAGCCTCAG GTACCCGTGAGGACAACGTCCAGGTCTCCTGTGTTGTCCCGCCGCGAGTCGCCTCTCCCGTCCCAAGCGCTCAACCAAAGGAACGCTGGCAg TAACGTGGAGCAGCGCCCTCTGTGGGACAGAGTGGAGAAGCTTCAGTCCCGTCCGGGCAGCGGCAACTCCTCCGCCTCCTCCAACTCCAGCTCCCAGGCCAGCCCCGGGGACCGCTTCCGGCCTCGCT CTTCATCCAAATCCGAAGGATCTCCTCTTCAGAGGCCGGAGAACGCCGCCAAGAAACAAGAGGAGAAGAACCTGGCTCGACCCACCCGACCTGCC GGTGACATG GATCTGACCGCTTTGGCCAAAGAGCTGCGCGCCGTGGACGACGTCCGGCCACCTCACAAAGTGACCGACTACTCCTCGTCCAGCGACGAGTCGGGTACCACCGACGAGGATGACGATGAGGAGGTGGAGCAGGAGGCTGGCGACGAGTCCACCTCCGGAGCGGAGGAATCCAGAGCTGG ATATCCACACGGCTTTCGCAGGAGGGTGAGCAACGGAGAGACAGAGTCGGCCAAAACCATGTTGGTTGAAGACTCCGAGAGCGACCAGGCATTAACGCCCTCCAAGGACGGAACGCTGGTCATCAGACAg TCCCAATCAGAGAGCAACTCCATGTCCAAACACAAGTCGTCGTCTTCGTTCACTCCTTTCATCGACCCACGTCTTCTCCAGATATCTCCATCCAGTGGGAGCTCCCTGAACAACATGG CAGCGTTCGGGCAAGACGGACGCCTGGCTGACCCGCTGAGGTCGGACCCATCTCGTAAAGGCTCTGTCGTCAACGTCAACCCGGTCAACACGCGTCCCCCTAGTGACACTCCGGAAATCCGCAAATACAAGAAGAGATTCAACTCTGAGATCCTGTGCGCGGCTCTTTGGG GGGTGAATCTGCTGGTGGGGACAGAGAGTGGCCTCATGCTGCTGGACCGAAGCGGTCAGGGCAAAGTTTACCCACTGATCAACCGAAGGCGCATCCAACAGATGGACGTCCTGGAAGGACTCAACGTCCTGGTCACCATTTCAG GTAAAAAGAACAAGCTGCGGGTCTATTACCTTTCATGGCTCCGAAACAAGATTTTGCACAACGACCCAGAGGTGGAGAAGAAACAGGGCTGGGTCAACGTGGGCGACTTGGAGGGCTGCGTCCACTACAAAGTCG TGAAATACGAGAGGATTAAGTTCTTGGTGCTGGCGTTGAAGAACGCAGTGGAGGTGTACGCCTGGGCGCCTAAACCCTACCACAAGTTCATGGCCTTTAAG TCCTTCGGCGACCTCGTGCACAGGCCTCTGCTCGTCGACCTGACCGTCGAGGAAGGCCAGAGGTTAAAGGTCATCTACGGCTCCTGCTCAGGCTTCCACGCCGTGGACGTGGACTCTGGCGCCGTCTACGACATCTACCTTCCAACACAT ATCCAGACCCACATCCAGTGCCACGCCATCATCATCCTGCCCAACACCGACGGCATCGAGCTGCTGGTGTGCTACGAGGACGAAGGCGTCTATGTCAACACCTACGGACGGATCACCAAGGACGTGGTGCTGCAGTGGGGAGAAATGCCAACTTCAGTGG CCTACATTAGGTCAAACCAGATCATGGGCTGGGGAGAGAAGGCTATAGAGATCCGCTCGGTGGAGACGGGTCACCTGGACGGCGTCTTTATGCACAAAAGGGCTCAAAGGCTGAAGTTCCTGTGTGAGAGGAATGACAAG GTCTTCTTCGCCTCCGTGCGCCAAGGCGGGGCCAGCCAAGTCTACTTCATGACCCTGGGCCGCTCCTCCCTCATGAGCTGGTAG